Proteins co-encoded in one Papaver somniferum cultivar HN1 chromosome 5, ASM357369v1, whole genome shotgun sequence genomic window:
- the LOC113279582 gene encoding F-box/LRR-repeat protein At2g40920-like produces MTPWFVSPFKKSGYFYGKGDQKDTMVHVRPRYRFGFDQINKVYKVICIGDITEVEMDDEDDDHDIAEYRVCGVFTIASGGRHCSWKEKNVSENRRCMVKEDGVHLNGSIYWTDAPNSIVAFNVGSEEFVEFPIPQDFFVKDEMNDYDLIEVNGRIALIKRTRMDTIRLWQLVADDMKRGNSDSTSSHWIEETILFTSSPYSEKLMNERYDFVSISGSNLIILVPKDIEQERDEVLIYCYNWQMKSFQEFDITGILPMLTPESTYSIAGYMESLSSHV; encoded by the coding sequence ATGACACCATGGTTTGTATCCCCATTCAAAAAATCTGGATATTTCTACGGTAAAGGAGACCAGAAAGATACCATGGTTCATGTACGACCCCGTTATAGGTTTGGTTTTGATCAAATTAATAAAGTATACAAGGTTATATGCATAGGAGATATAACTGAAGTTGAAatggatgatgaagacgacgaccaTGACATTGCAGAATATAGAGTATGCGGTGTCTTTACAATAGCCAGTGGAGGACGACACTGTTCGTGGAAAGAAAAAAATGTGAGCGAAAATCGAAGATGTATGGTAAAAGAAGACGGCGTACATCTAAATGGTTCTATATATTGGACGGATGCACCAAACTCTATAGTGGCATTTAATGTCGGAAGTGAGGAGTTTGTTGAGTTTCCTATTCCGCAGGATTTCTTCGTTAAAGATGAAATGAATGATTATGATTTGATTGAAGTTAATGGACGTATCGCTCTTATAAAGAGGACAAGAATGGACACAATTAGGCTTTGGCAATTGGTTGCTGATGACATGAAGAGGGGGAACTCAGATTCTACTAGTAGTCATTGGATCGAAGAGACTATATTGTTTACTTCTAGTCCCTACTCGGAAAAACTTATgaatgagaggtatgattttgtATCAATTAGTGGGAGTAACTTGATAATCCTGGTGCCCAAGGATATAGAACAAGAAAGAGATGAAGTCTTAATCTATTGTTACAATTGGCAAATGAAGTCTTTTCAGGAGTTTGACATCACTGGAATCTTGCCAATGTTAACGCCCGAATCTACTTACAGTATTGCTGGTTACATGGAGAGCCTTTCTTCACATGTTTAG